The proteins below come from a single Chryseobacterium bernardetii genomic window:
- a CDS encoding Crp/Fnr family transcriptional regulator, translating to MLLEKLFKEFKVDIHRFNSTDSELFDQFFERILVKKNTFLIKEGEWEKYSYFIFNGIARCWTLNHKGEEQTFWFCKEGSFSLSNISFTLQEPSTFNVQTITDCVIYKIDYQQAERLYKAIPDLKTVFEDLTARLLNKLLNRNIDLIKYSPEEYYLQMMTEYGTTFNDIPLKDIASYLGITPQALSRIRKRIF from the coding sequence ATGCTGTTAGAAAAATTATTCAAAGAATTTAAGGTAGACATTCATAGATTCAACTCAACTGATTCTGAGTTGTTTGACCAGTTTTTTGAAAGAATTTTGGTTAAAAAGAATACTTTTCTCATCAAAGAAGGTGAATGGGAAAAATACAGTTATTTCATTTTCAATGGAATCGCCCGTTGCTGGACTTTAAATCATAAAGGTGAAGAACAGACTTTCTGGTTTTGCAAAGAAGGTTCCTTTTCTTTATCTAACATCTCTTTTACTTTGCAGGAACCCTCTACTTTTAATGTACAAACCATCACAGATTGTGTAATATATAAGATTGATTATCAGCAGGCGGAAAGACTTTACAAAGCCATACCGGATTTGAAAACGGTTTTTGAAGATCTGACTGCCAGATTGCTGAATAAACTTCTCAACCGGAATATAGATCTGATAAAATACTCTCCGGAAGAGTATTACCTGCAGATGATGACAGAGTATGGAACTACTTTCAATGATATTCCCTTAAAAGACATCGCTTCTTATTTGGGAATCACTCCGCAGGCGCTCAGTAGGATACGTAAACGTATTTTTTAA
- a CDS encoding BspA family leucine-rich repeat surface protein, which yields MYKKQLVIIFLFLFFISYAQNEFITLWKPNISGTIDNSISFGGTGTNYTISWEEVGYPQHNGVLSVTSNSTIFMTISFETSLNPNPIQATYKVKASNGNGIFYGFKANASMNSGGNPELFEVSQWGDILWLQQFDQGFSNCPNLNVTATDVPNLTQINNVSKMFFNCPSLIGNSSFANWNTGNITNMNGMFSKAKLFNQPIGTWNTAKVTDFRDMFSYASSFNQNISAWNTSSGTNFISMFQDAIAFNQPLNSWNTSNATNFRYMFSNAKSFNQPLNNWNTSKVVSFDQMFTNASSFNQPIGNWDVSKIGGAYGFMMFNGASLFDQDLSTWNIKFQNVPSAYVYFGFNNSGLSCINYNKFLIALSNNPTLSNLGSAIGVIEAAGLTYSTPQAIMARAQLTNKGFTINGDTYNPSCNTNLSTSETSKQIKIPAYPNPTTGVITIESTTNENAYLYDITGKMIKNVILNKGNNRIDLTEYPSGNYLLKSNTIFTKIIKK from the coding sequence ATGTACAAAAAACAACTAGTAATCATTTTTCTTTTTCTATTTTTTATTTCTTATGCACAGAATGAATTTATTACTTTATGGAAGCCTAACATCAGTGGAACCATAGATAATTCAATATCTTTTGGCGGTACAGGAACCAACTATACCATTAGCTGGGAAGAAGTAGGATATCCCCAACATAACGGGGTACTCTCTGTAACCTCAAACAGCACTATTTTTATGACCATTTCTTTTGAAACTTCTTTGAATCCAAATCCTATCCAGGCAACCTACAAAGTGAAGGCATCCAATGGTAATGGAATATTTTATGGATTTAAAGCTAACGCATCTATGAATTCCGGTGGAAATCCGGAACTCTTCGAAGTGAGCCAATGGGGCGATATCCTTTGGCTTCAGCAATTCGATCAAGGATTTTCGAACTGTCCAAACCTTAATGTAACCGCTACAGATGTTCCTAACCTGACACAAATCAACAATGTATCCAAAATGTTCTTTAATTGTCCATCTTTGATTGGTAATTCTTCATTTGCTAACTGGAACACAGGCAACATTACGAATATGAACGGCATGTTTAGCAAGGCAAAATTGTTTAATCAGCCTATTGGGACCTGGAATACAGCAAAAGTAACAGATTTTCGGGATATGTTTTCTTACGCATCTTCTTTTAATCAAAATATCTCTGCCTGGAATACCTCTTCCGGAACCAATTTCATTTCAATGTTCCAGGATGCAATAGCGTTCAACCAGCCATTAAATTCATGGAATACAAGCAATGCAACCAATTTCCGTTATATGTTCTCCAATGCTAAATCCTTTAATCAGCCTCTTAATAATTGGAACACCAGTAAAGTAGTAAGTTTTGATCAAATGTTTACCAATGCATCATCATTTAATCAGCCTATTGGAAACTGGGATGTTAGTAAAATTGGGGGAGCTTATGGTTTTATGATGTTTAATGGTGCTTCGCTTTTTGATCAGGATCTTTCTACCTGGAATATCAAGTTTCAAAATGTTCCTTCGGCTTATGTGTATTTCGGATTTAACAATTCCGGTTTATCATGTATTAATTATAATAAATTTCTAATTGCTCTCAGCAATAATCCTACATTATCAAACTTAGGATCCGCAATTGGAGTCATAGAAGCAGCGGGGTTAACTTATTCTACACCGCAAGCTATAATGGCAAGAGCTCAATTAACGAACAAAGGTTTTACCATTAATGGAGACACTTATAACCCGAGCTGCAACACCAACTTATCAACATCAGAAACTTCAAAACAAATAAAAATTCCGGCTTATCCAAATCCGACAACAGGAGTAATTACTATTGAATCCACTACTAACGAGAATGCTTATTTATATGATATTACAGGTAAAATGATAAAAAATGTGATTTTAAATAAAGGAAACAACCGTATTGACCTTACTGAATATCCGTCTGGGAACTATTTATTGAAAAGCAATACGATTTTCACTAAAATCATTAAAAAATAA
- a CDS encoding VOC family protein, protein MKPKMIWANLAVANLERTQKFYEAIGCKPNNPYTSNELVSFFFGENDFIIHFFLKNILETNVKGVSFGDSQTSNEIIFTVSAETNEQVDQWAEEVRNAGGTIVSEPESFGNSYYGFVFADPDGHKFNVFKM, encoded by the coding sequence ATGAAACCTAAAATGATCTGGGCCAATTTGGCCGTTGCCAACCTTGAACGTACCCAAAAATTTTATGAAGCCATAGGATGTAAACCCAACAATCCTTATACTTCTAATGAATTAGTAAGCTTCTTTTTCGGAGAAAACGACTTTATCATTCATTTCTTTCTGAAAAATATACTGGAAACGAATGTAAAAGGTGTCTCCTTCGGTGATTCCCAAACTTCAAATGAAATCATATTTACCGTGTCTGCAGAAACCAATGAACAGGTTGACCAATGGGCTGAAGAAGTTAGAAATGCCGGCGGAACCATTGTTTCTGAACCTGAAAGCTTTGGAAATAGCTATTATGGCTTTGTTTTTGCAGACCCAGATGGGCATAAATTTAATGTCTTTAAGATGTAA
- a CDS encoding YdcF family protein, translated as MKFLLDFLFRVFQLFTEPYFLVFFAIAIIALLKRNNKSKKLRIGIFITTIVMVILIGNGFLGKLISGYLQESYLNTPEVKSTAVQNPIIVVLGGGVVEISNTEKLHTMSYSRMVIAYQLYHEFKKNNQPCKILISGKGRGHRSEAELFSEDFKKMGVPDSDIIKEDQSMNTYENAKYTSRVLKRMAPSDLFLVTSGFHMKRSVALFQTFGLKPVPKASDFIDTKITVFPNSYNAAFTFVMLKEVVGIWQVKLYNSLGMNK; from the coding sequence ATGAAATTTTTACTGGACTTTTTATTTCGTGTTTTTCAGCTTTTTACAGAGCCTTATTTTTTAGTGTTTTTTGCTATAGCGATCATTGCGCTGTTGAAAAGAAACAATAAAAGTAAAAAACTGAGAATAGGAATCTTTATAACCACAATTGTCATGGTGATCCTTATAGGAAATGGTTTTCTGGGGAAACTGATTTCCGGATATTTACAGGAAAGTTATCTCAATACTCCTGAAGTGAAGAGTACAGCTGTTCAGAATCCTATAATTGTAGTATTGGGTGGCGGGGTTGTAGAGATTAGCAATACGGAGAAACTGCATACCATGTCTTATTCCAGAATGGTGATCGCTTATCAATTGTATCATGAATTTAAGAAAAATAATCAGCCCTGTAAAATATTAATTTCCGGAAAAGGAAGAGGGCATAGAAGTGAAGCAGAATTATTCAGTGAAGATTTTAAAAAGATGGGCGTTCCGGATTCTGATATCATTAAGGAAGATCAAAGCATGAATACCTATGAGAACGCAAAATATACCAGCCGGGTACTGAAAAGAATGGCTCCTTCAGATTTATTCTTGGTAACATCGGGATTTCATATGAAGAGATCTGTTGCGCTGTTTCAGACCTTCGGATTAAAACCTGTTCCGAAGGCTTCAGATTTTATAGATACTAAAATTACTGTATTTCCCAATAGCTATAATGCTGCATTTACATTCGTTATGTTGAAAGAGGTTGTGGGAATATGGCAGGTAAAGCTGTATAACAGTTTGGGAATGAATAAGTAA
- a CDS encoding SymE family type I addiction module toxin encodes MREIVIRGKYKIVSIRNLTVSHKSFERAYRRLVFFPEIRLAGKWLLECGFEPGDKVLVTVRRNQIILEKEVNYEDVGDEDN; translated from the coding sequence ATGAGAGAAATAGTTATCCGGGGCAAATATAAAATTGTATCCATCAGAAACCTTACGGTTTCCCATAAATCATTTGAAAGAGCATACAGAAGGCTGGTTTTCTTCCCGGAAATCCGTTTGGCAGGGAAGTGGCTGCTGGAGTGTGGCTTTGAACCGGGAGATAAAGTGCTGGTGACCGTTCGGAGAAATCAGATTATTTTAGAAAAGGAAGTGAACTATGAGGATGTGGGAGACGAAGACAATTAG
- a CDS encoding helix-turn-helix transcriptional regulator, translating to MSYTDMQNKKIHQGRNIKRFREMLGIKQEALAFELGDDWNQKKVSLLEQKETVESDILAQVAKILKVPTEAIENFDEEQAVNIISNTFTSNDTSTLNAINVQPTFNPLDKMVELYERMLQQQKEMIEKLERLVDRK from the coding sequence ATGAGTTACACAGATATGCAAAATAAAAAAATACATCAGGGTAGAAATATAAAAAGGTTCCGTGAAATGCTGGGCATTAAACAGGAAGCCTTAGCTTTTGAACTGGGCGATGACTGGAACCAGAAGAAAGTTTCTCTTTTAGAACAAAAGGAAACCGTAGAATCTGATATTTTGGCACAGGTAGCAAAGATTTTAAAAGTGCCTACGGAAGCGATTGAGAATTTTGATGAGGAACAGGCGGTCAATATTATTTCTAATACATTTACAAGTAATGATACATCAACTTTAAATGCAATAAATGTACAGCCTACTTTCAACCCTCTTGATAAAATGGTAGAGCTTTATGAGCGTATGCTTCAGCAACAGAAGGAGATGATTGAGAAATTGGAAAGGTTGGTAGATAGAAAATGA
- a CDS encoding AAA family ATPase, which produces MRLIKARVQNYRSIIDTGEFEIEKLKTIMVGPNEAGKTVLLRALQQLNKPDDVEGFEALRDYPRSKFNDIDTGILDPKDIKVVTGYFELEDDDKAAIPEKFKNCKYEFSKNMDNSSHHSLIDAPSELTFKDIKPDLLRHLAHLDKQYTDENPEEQSNKPSILITPIIESFDDLTILSTENSKNLKTFLESNFALIDEENKKEEDRYYKLIEQIEFNENYYKTLSILNKRLPVFILFNNYFKVKPSVHLEHLATRTENNLLDDQYYDYGNLCLLKLLGFTARELSDLGKAQSPPADKYDALKVYKDQLDKRFYKLNAASVRLTEEIKKVWMPNPDRPEADKLKVAADGQYLKVVVEDEIGVDIELDQRSEGFQWLVSFFVVFFAEAMDKHKNAILLLDEPGMSLHGLKQRDFRDTISRLAEHNQTIYTTHSPFLVGPDELDLVRVVELKNRKEGTKVHTTISSSDPAGLLPLQEALGYDLAQSLFSQQRNLILEGLTDYWYIDATSQLLSNAKIENLNEKIALVFANSAGKVVYYATILFAHNLKVAALLDSDVAGDQAAQQESLVHTLGNKNILRTKDFVSGVAKAEIEDLLRETLVKIVKDEYGIDLTATVASQPNRPIVDIFKNDIPDFSKYKLAKAFIRWTKNNEADKLTATEIANWKKLIQTINKSLK; this is translated from the coding sequence ATGAGATTAATAAAAGCAAGAGTTCAAAATTATAGGAGTATAATTGATACTGGAGAATTCGAAATTGAAAAATTAAAAACAATAATGGTTGGTCCTAATGAAGCAGGTAAAACTGTTTTACTTAGAGCTTTACAACAATTAAATAAACCAGATGATGTAGAAGGTTTTGAAGCGCTAAGAGATTATCCTCGTTCAAAATTTAATGATATTGATACAGGAATACTAGATCCTAAAGATATAAAAGTTGTTACAGGTTACTTTGAATTAGAAGATGATGATAAAGCAGCAATTCCTGAAAAGTTTAAAAATTGTAAATATGAATTCTCTAAAAATATGGACAATTCTAGTCATCATTCTCTAATTGATGCTCCTAGTGAATTAACCTTTAAAGATATTAAGCCCGACCTATTGAGGCATTTAGCACATTTAGATAAGCAATATACAGATGAAAACCCCGAAGAACAATCCAATAAACCTAGCATTTTAATCACTCCAATAATTGAATCATTCGACGATCTAACAATTCTTTCAACTGAGAATTCAAAAAATTTGAAAACATTTCTTGAAAGTAACTTTGCTCTTATTGATGAGGAAAATAAAAAAGAAGAGGATCGTTATTATAAATTAATTGAACAAATTGAGTTCAACGAAAATTATTATAAAACTCTTTCAATATTAAATAAAAGATTACCAGTATTTATTCTATTCAACAATTATTTTAAGGTTAAACCATCTGTACATTTGGAGCATTTAGCAACAAGAACAGAAAATAATCTGCTTGATGACCAATATTATGATTATGGTAATCTATGTTTACTCAAATTATTGGGTTTCACAGCACGAGAACTTTCTGATCTTGGAAAGGCCCAAAGCCCTCCTGCTGATAAATACGATGCCTTAAAAGTCTATAAGGATCAACTTGATAAAAGGTTTTATAAATTAAATGCTGCTAGTGTTCGTTTAACTGAGGAAATCAAAAAAGTTTGGATGCCAAATCCAGATAGACCTGAAGCTGATAAATTGAAAGTAGCAGCTGATGGCCAATATTTAAAAGTTGTTGTTGAAGATGAAATTGGAGTTGATATTGAGTTAGATCAACGCTCAGAGGGATTCCAATGGTTAGTTTCTTTCTTTGTCGTTTTTTTTGCAGAAGCTATGGATAAACATAAGAACGCAATCTTATTATTAGATGAGCCTGGAATGAGTTTACACGGTTTGAAACAAAGAGACTTTAGAGATACGATCTCAAGACTTGCCGAACATAATCAAACAATTTATACAACTCATTCACCATTTTTAGTTGGTCCTGATGAGTTAGATTTAGTTCGAGTTGTTGAATTAAAAAATCGAAAAGAAGGAACAAAAGTTCACACAACAATTTCATCAAGTGATCCCGCTGGATTACTACCATTACAAGAAGCCCTTGGTTATGATCTTGCCCAAAGCTTATTTTCGCAACAAAGAAATTTAATTCTAGAAGGATTGACTGACTATTGGTATATTGATGCTACTTCTCAATTGCTAAGTAATGCTAAAATTGAGAATTTAAACGAAAAAATTGCATTGGTTTTTGCAAATTCAGCAGGTAAAGTTGTTTATTATGCAACCATATTATTTGCTCACAATTTAAAGGTTGCAGCTCTTCTCGATTCTGATGTAGCTGGTGACCAAGCTGCTCAACAAGAAAGTCTAGTCCATACTTTAGGAAATAAAAATATTTTACGAACTAAAGATTTTGTTTCAGGTGTTGCTAAAGCCGAAATTGAAGATTTACTCAGAGAGACATTAGTAAAAATAGTAAAAGACGAATATGGAATTGACTTAACAGCTACAGTTGCAAGCCAACCTAACAGACCTATAGTTGATATTTTTAAAAATGATATTCCTGATTTTTCTAAATATAAACTTGCTAAAGCTTTTATCAGATGGACAAAAAATAATGAAGCAGATAAATTAACTGCAACTGAGATAGCAAATTGGAAAAAATTAATTCAAACCATTAATAAAAGCTTGAAATAA
- a CDS encoding ArsR/SmtB family transcription factor yields the protein MNLRRDVFQAIADPTRRSILMLVAAQSMTAGAIASNFDTARPTVSKHLQILTECELLRSEQNGREIIYHLNPNKMKEIADFIEPFRKMWDEKFNKLESVMKAYQNISNK from the coding sequence ATGAATTTAAGAAGAGATGTTTTTCAGGCCATTGCAGATCCTACCAGAAGATCTATACTGATGCTAGTGGCTGCACAATCTATGACTGCAGGAGCCATTGCTTCCAATTTCGATACCGCAAGACCTACCGTTTCCAAACATCTTCAGATCCTTACAGAATGCGAGCTGCTGAGATCTGAACAGAACGGCCGTGAAATTATTTACCACCTCAATCCCAATAAAATGAAAGAAATAGCCGATTTTATAGAGCCGTTCCGCAAAATGTGGGATGAGAAATTCAATAAGCTGGAAAGTGTGATGAAAGCGTACCAAAACATAAGCAATAAGTAA
- a CDS encoding SRPBCC family protein produces MELKTKIHAEDGKQEIFIIREFDLPVELLFKAYTEAELFEQWMGTKVTKFETRPHGSYRFETANPQGEVVFSANGTIHDIVQNEKIIRTFQMENTPFPVQMEFLEFEKLTDTTSKITIQTIYKSVDFRDQHLKMPFAQGINMAHNRLQELFK; encoded by the coding sequence ATGGAACTTAAAACAAAAATCCACGCGGAAGACGGAAAACAGGAAATTTTCATCATCAGGGAATTTGATCTTCCTGTAGAACTGCTTTTCAAAGCCTATACAGAAGCTGAGCTTTTCGAACAATGGATGGGAACCAAAGTAACCAAGTTTGAAACCCGGCCCCACGGAAGCTATCGTTTCGAAACGGCAAACCCTCAGGGAGAAGTTGTGTTCAGTGCCAATGGAACTATTCATGATATTGTTCAGAATGAGAAAATTATAAGGACCTTCCAGATGGAAAATACCCCTTTCCCGGTACAGATGGAGTTCCTGGAATTTGAAAAACTAACCGATACCACCAGCAAAATCACCATTCAGACCATCTATAAATCGGTAGACTTCAGAGACCAGCACCTGAAAATGCCATTTGCCCAGGGAATTAATATGGCGCATAACCGTTTACAGGAATTATTTAAGTAA
- a CDS encoding YdeI/OmpD-associated family protein gives MNPKVDFFFNKATQWKEEFEKLRAIALSTELVEDLKWGCPCYTYEGKNIFLIHGFKEYCALLFFKGALMKDPDQILIQQSENVQAARQIRFTDLQQINDLENELRAYMFEAVEIEESGAKVEMKKTKDFEMAEELQNKLDHHATLKKAFESLTPGRQRAYLLYFSSAKQLKTREARIEKCIPQILEGKGLND, from the coding sequence ATGAATCCAAAAGTTGATTTTTTCTTCAATAAAGCCACCCAATGGAAAGAAGAATTTGAAAAATTAAGAGCCATTGCCCTAAGCACCGAATTGGTAGAAGATTTAAAATGGGGCTGCCCATGTTATACCTATGAAGGGAAAAATATTTTCCTGATCCACGGCTTTAAAGAATATTGTGCGCTTCTCTTCTTTAAAGGGGCTTTAATGAAAGATCCGGACCAGATTTTAATTCAGCAGTCTGAAAATGTACAGGCGGCAAGGCAAATCCGTTTTACAGACCTTCAACAGATCAATGATCTTGAAAATGAGCTTCGGGCTTATATGTTTGAAGCCGTAGAAATTGAAGAATCCGGAGCTAAAGTTGAAATGAAGAAAACCAAAGATTTCGAAATGGCTGAAGAACTTCAAAACAAACTGGATCATCATGCTACATTAAAAAAAGCTTTTGAATCTTTAACACCAGGCCGGCAAAGAGCTTACCTACTCTACTTTTCCTCCGCTAAACAGCTCAAAACCCGTGAAGCGAGAATTGAAAAGTGCATTCCACAGATCCTCGAAGGAAAAGGCCTTAACGACTAA
- a CDS encoding DoxX family protein has protein sequence METPNRSEKRTRIIYWIFTLWMALGMVSTAIVQLMKNKDELANFTNLGYPAYLMTIIGVWKLLGVIAILIPKRLLLKEWAYAGFFFVMSGAVISHLIVGDTAGRTFPAVLLLALVIISWYFRPANRKISIQS, from the coding sequence ATGGAAACACCCAACCGATCAGAAAAAAGAACAAGGATCATCTATTGGATCTTTACGCTTTGGATGGCCTTAGGCATGGTCTCCACAGCCATTGTTCAGCTCATGAAAAACAAAGATGAGCTTGCCAATTTCACCAATCTCGGTTATCCGGCATACCTTATGACCATCATTGGTGTCTGGAAGCTGCTTGGCGTTATTGCTATTCTTATCCCAAAACGGTTACTGTTAAAGGAATGGGCTTACGCAGGATTTTTCTTCGTAATGTCCGGAGCTGTTATATCACACCTCATTGTTGGGGATACGGCCGGAAGAACCTTCCCTGCTGTTTTACTGCTGGCCCTGGTTATCATTTCATGGTATTTCAGACCTGCAAACAGAAAAATTTCCATCCAATCTTAG
- a CDS encoding DUF4256 domain-containing protein: MKRKPLTPEQSKALLEILKNRFEKNMNRHKGLKWEKIQAKLESNPEKLWSLNEMEETEGEPDVVDYNQKTDEYLFFDCSPESPKRRSLCYDYPAWESRKANKPENNAIDKASEMGIEILTEKQYRYLQELGKFDQKTSSWVQTPPSIRELGGAVFCDRRYNTVFYYHNGADSYYAARGFRASLRV, from the coding sequence ATGAAAAGGAAACCATTAACACCTGAACAAAGCAAAGCCCTTTTAGAAATACTCAAAAACCGTTTTGAAAAAAATATGAACCGCCATAAGGGCCTTAAATGGGAAAAAATTCAAGCCAAACTGGAATCTAATCCCGAAAAACTATGGTCTTTAAACGAAATGGAAGAAACAGAAGGAGAACCTGATGTGGTAGACTACAATCAAAAAACAGACGAGTACCTCTTCTTCGACTGCTCCCCGGAAAGCCCAAAACGCAGAAGCCTGTGCTACGATTATCCAGCCTGGGAATCAAGAAAGGCCAACAAACCTGAAAACAACGCCATTGATAAAGCATCTGAAATGGGTATTGAAATTTTAACAGAAAAGCAATATCGCTACCTCCAGGAGCTGGGGAAATTCGATCAGAAAACTTCAAGCTGGGTACAGACGCCACCTTCAATCAGAGAACTGGGAGGAGCTGTTTTCTGTGACAGACGCTACAATACTGTTTTCTACTATCATAACGGTGCAGATTCTTATTATGCTGCAAGAGGATTCAGGGCAAGCTTAAGAGTCTGA
- a CDS encoding threonine aldolase family protein has translation MKFSFKNDYSEGCHPNILQALLQYNLDQQAGYGEDEYSLKAKELIRAKINSKDSDIYFVSGGTQANLIVISSVLKPYQCAVSASTGHILNNETGAIEATGHKVLSIETEDGKLRPSDIIPVLENHRNVPHQVMPKMVYISNSTELGTVYQAKELEELSAFCKQNHLYLFMDGARLGHGLTSEISDLTLEKVAELTDIFYLGGTKNGALIGEAIVINNPVLQEDFAFNIKQKGALLAKGRLLGIQFLELMKNDLYFDLAKHANQQAMKIKHAFQAKGIKFLSDTYTNQIFPIVSNELIQVLSERFEFYVWKKVNEEFSAIRLITSWSTGDEAVNGFIGIINEEL, from the coding sequence ATGAAATTTTCATTCAAAAACGACTATTCTGAGGGATGTCACCCGAATATTTTACAGGCTCTTTTGCAATATAATCTTGACCAGCAGGCAGGATATGGTGAGGATGAGTATTCTTTAAAAGCAAAGGAACTTATTAGGGCAAAGATCAATAGCAAAGATTCGGATATTTATTTTGTTTCCGGAGGAACACAGGCAAACTTAATTGTTATTTCTTCTGTTCTTAAGCCTTATCAATGTGCTGTTTCAGCATCTACCGGGCATATTCTTAATAATGAAACCGGCGCTATTGAAGCTACCGGCCACAAAGTTTTAAGCATTGAAACGGAAGATGGAAAGCTAAGGCCATCAGATATTATTCCGGTGTTGGAAAATCATAGAAATGTACCCCATCAGGTTATGCCTAAAATGGTCTATATTTCCAATTCAACAGAGTTGGGTACAGTTTATCAGGCAAAAGAACTGGAAGAACTTTCTGCATTCTGCAAGCAAAATCATCTTTATCTGTTTATGGATGGGGCGAGGCTTGGGCATGGGCTAACCTCAGAGATCAGTGACCTTACATTAGAAAAGGTAGCAGAACTCACAGATATATTCTATTTGGGAGGAACAAAAAACGGAGCTTTGATAGGAGAGGCAATTGTGATCAATAATCCGGTTCTTCAGGAAGACTTCGCCTTCAATATCAAGCAGAAAGGAGCATTGCTGGCTAAAGGAAGATTACTGGGAATACAGTTTCTGGAACTGATGAAAAATGACCTGTATTTTGATTTGGCTAAACATGCCAACCAACAAGCCATGAAGATAAAGCACGCTTTTCAGGCAAAAGGAATTAAGTTTCTTTCAGACACTTATACCAACCAGATTTTCCCGATCGTAAGCAATGAACTTATTCAGGTTTTATCTGAGCGTTTTGAGTTTTATGTATGGAAAAAAGTGAATGAAGAGTTTTCAGCCATTCGTCTGATTACTTCCTGGAGTACAGGTGATGAAGCGGTAAATGGCTTCATTGGCATTATAAATGAGGAATTATAA
- a CDS encoding metal-dependent transcriptional regulator, whose amino-acid sequence MKTTLTEENYLKALFHLVDNEGKVTINELSKFLNVKMPSVNNMMKKFAEKKWVIYETYKPLIVTENGRREAALVVRKHRLTEMFLVKKMNFGWENVHEIAEQLEHVHSKIFFDKMDEILDYPKFDPHGEPIPDKDGNIIAQDLQKLSSCVEGEMVVFASVTLSDDAFLTYLNDRKLLLNTKVKVVKIESFDKSMTIEIEGKKEILSKKATEKILVKK is encoded by the coding sequence TTGAAAACAACCCTAACGGAAGAAAATTACCTGAAAGCTTTGTTTCATTTAGTTGACAATGAAGGAAAGGTGACGATTAACGAACTCAGCAAATTTTTAAATGTAAAAATGCCGAGCGTTAACAATATGATGAAGAAATTTGCAGAAAAAAAATGGGTCATTTATGAGACCTACAAACCTTTGATTGTTACCGAAAACGGTAGACGCGAAGCTGCTCTGGTGGTTCGCAAACACAGACTTACCGAAATGTTCCTGGTGAAGAAAATGAATTTCGGCTGGGAAAATGTTCATGAAATTGCAGAACAGCTGGAACATGTTCATTCCAAGATCTTTTTTGATAAAATGGATGAAATTCTGGATTATCCAAAATTCGATCCCCATGGAGAGCCAATCCCAGATAAAGATGGTAACATTATTGCCCAGGATCTTCAGAAATTAAGCAGCTGCGTAGAGGGAGAAATGGTTGTTTTTGCTTCTGTTACCCTTTCTGACGATGCTTTTCTAACCTATTTGAATGACAGAAAGCTTCTTCTTAATACCAAAGTAAAAGTGGTTAAAATTGAAAGTTTTGACAAATCAATGACCATCGAAATTGAAGGTAAGAAGGAAATTCTCAGTAAAAAGGCTACGGAAAAAATATTGGTAAAGAAATAA